A genome region from Paramisgurnus dabryanus chromosome 12, PD_genome_1.1, whole genome shotgun sequence includes the following:
- the tmem121ab gene encoding transmembrane protein 121Ab: MVLPPPDKRHVCLTTLVIMTSMAFMDAYLVEQNQGPRKIGVCIIVLVGDVCFLIVLRYVAVWVGAEVRTARRGYAMILWFLYIFVLEIKLYFVFQNCKADRKSLETVARKALTLLLSICVPGLYLVLVALDSMEYVRTFRRKEDMRGRLFWVALDLLDLLDMQANLWEPQRTGLPIWAEGLMFFYCYILLLILPCVSLSEISVQGDQASPQKMMLYPLLSLVTINVVTILIRGVNMVLFQDSRVSTIFIGKNVVAIATKVCTFLEYRKQSLDFPARENATGIPMEVQQNSVGHGQALPNAISLPHEPNPAQEIMNT, encoded by the coding sequence ATGGTGTTGCCACCACCGGACAAACGGCATGTGTGTCTCACCACCTTGGTCATCATGACAAGCATGGCCTTCATGGACGCCTACCTAGTAGAGCAGAACCAGGGGCCACGGAAGATCGGCGTCTGCATCATCGTGCTGGTCGGAGACGTCTGCTTTCTCATAGTCCTCCGCTACGTGGCCGTGTGGGTGGGGGCAGAGGTGCGGACGGCCCGACGCGGCTACGCCATGATCCTCTGGTTCCTCTACATCTTCGTGTTGGAGATCAAGCTTTACTTCGTCTTCCAGAACTGCAAGGCTGACCGCAAGAGCCTGGAAACGGTCGCCAGGAAGGCTCTGACGTTGCTGCTTTCCATCTGTGTGCCGGGTCTCTACTTGGTTCTGGTGGCTCTGGACAGCATGGAGTACGTTCGAACCTTCAGGAGAAAGGAGGACATGAGGGGTCGGCTCTTCTGGGTGGCACTGGACTTGTTAGATTTGCTGGACATGCAGGCCAACCTCTGGGAACCCCAACGGACGGGTTTGCCCATTTGGGCAGAAGGTTTGATGTTCTTCTACTGCTACATTTTGTTGCTGATTCTCCCTTGTGTGTCCTTGAGCGAGATCAGCGTTCAGGGCGACCAGGCGTCCCCTCAAAAAATGATGCTTTATCCTCTCCTCAGTCTGGTCACCATTAATGTCGTCACCATTCTCATTCGTGGAGTTAACATGGTGCTCTTCCAGGACAGCCGGGTTTCCACCATCTTCATCGGTAAAAACGTGGTGGCCATCGCTACCAAGGTGTGTACCTTCCTCGAGTATCGGAAACAGTCGTTGGACTTCCCCGCTCGGGAGAACGCGACGGGCATTCCGATGGAAGTCCAGCAAAACTCTGTTGGACACGGACAAGCTTTGCCAAATGCTATAAGCCTCCCACATGAACCAAACCCAGCACAAGAGATTATGAATACATGA